The genomic segment ATCACTGAAGTATATAATTAAGCACACTAATTCGAAAAGACCATTTATACTGAAAATCAATTTAGAAGAAGAGAGGAAAATATCCTTTCTAAAACTACTTAGGTTTAATCCAAAGACATACAAAGAAGGTTTTTTGAATTTAAAACTTACAAGGGAGTGAGGATTTTTGAGAAATTATAAAATGACCTTAATAAACCTAAATTCTCTACCCACAATGGACTTTCATCCTGTTTTTCCTATTGGTGCAGTATATGTCAAAAGTTATGTAAAGCAACTTGGCGTTGATATTGAATTAATAGACTTTAAAGAGAATCCTGAAGAATATTTGAATTTAAGTTTTCTAAACAGTCATATTGATTGTTTAGCCTTTTCCATTAGAAATGTTGATTCAATGGAATTGAACAGTAAGTATTATTTAAAGTATTATAAAGACTTTATGGATAAAATTATACCCATAGCAAAAAAAAGAAACCCTAATATGCGTACATTAATCGGTGGCGGAGGCTATGCAGTTTATTCTGAAGGCCTAAAAAAATATTTACCTTTTCAATATGGAATTAAAGGAAATATAGAAGAAGAAATTTTTGATTTTTTATCTGATCATATTCAGTCACTAGGAGAAGATATTAGATTAATTCCTAATCATTCTCTTTTTTCATTAGATTTTACTAACTCTTTAGTACAAACTTACAAGGATATTGGTGTTAAGCAAATTGGACTACCTACTCGCTGTGGTGGTAGATGTCCAATGAAATGTGTTTATTGTTCTTATGGAAAAATAGATAACAAAACAAATATAACTAGACCTTTAAAACTGCTTAAAGAAGATATTCTAAATTTGTACGATATGGGTATAAGAGAAATCTTTTTTACAGATTCACTTTTCAACATTAACTTAGACCACTCTAAATCAATTTGTAATCTATTAATCGATCTAAATTTAGATGGATTTCGATGGTCTGCCTATGCTAAGCCCACTGTAAATGAAGAGTTTGTTGCGTTAGCTGCTCAATCAGGATGTAAAGAATTAATGGTTTCTTTTGATACATTCTCCCCAAGTATGTTAATAAAATTGAAAAAAGGATTCAACCTAAATATTGCTAAAACCTTTATTGATAATTGTCGAAAATACAATGTAACACTCCTAGGAATGTTATTATTCGGTGGTCCCGAAGAAAATGAAGAGTCTATTAAAGAAACATGCAAATTCACCAATGAGAATTTTAAAAAAGGAGAAATTTTCTTTTCCTTCGGAATGAGAGTACTACCTGGCAGTCAACTTGCTATTCTATCTGGAATACCTGAAAAAGAGATGATTACCCCTTTATTCTGGCCATTTGATGAAAGTTGTTTTGACTATGCAATAAAGCATTTTGATGCACAGTTTTTAAAATATACAACTTTAGGAAGAATCAGTAACTGGCGAAAGGCATATAGAGAAATGAGAGAATATAGTTATCCTGGTACAAATTCATTTGTATTGCAGGGGAAAAATCAAATTTTAGGTTGAGGTTATAATATGATAAGTAAATTGAATGATTATTTAAAGGATTACGCGAAAAAAACACCGTCAAAAATAGCTTTAGCTGATAGAAAAAACGTAGTCTCGTATAGTGACTTTTATCATTTAGTAAATAAATTGGCATATTTATTAACTAAATATGTTTTAGATGAAAATACGGAAATCGGTATAAGTATACCCAAAAATATTAATTTACCGATAGTTTATTTAGGAGTATTTAGATGTGGATTTTCTGCTATACCATTAGAAGTAAATATAAGTCAATCAAAATTACTAATAATAGGCAAAGTTACACGAATGAAATATATAATTAAATTTATAAACGAGAAGTTAGTTCTATATAGATTAGATAGTAAATTAGATGTTATTGAAGAGTTCGAATTAAATTTTAAAGATATTGAACTTGATATTAAGGAGTATATAGAGTGTGAAGAAGAGCAATCACGTTATTTTAATTTAACATCTGGTTCTACAGGGACTCCAAAGATCTTTTCTACCAAGACTACACAAGTGGTCTATAACGCCATTAATGTTAATTTATCATTACCAATAGAGTTAAATGGAAGTTACATGTGTCTTTTCTCAGAAAGTATGCATCCACATGAATTATTTGTTAAACCATTGGTTGCTGGAGAGTGTTGCGTTCTCTGTACAACAAATGAATATCAACATATAAATGAATTAATTGAAAGATTTAATATAAAAAGTTTATTAGCAACCCCTAATCTTTATAAGTATTTAATGTCAATTATAAAAAAAGAAAATTGGAATAACATAAAACACCTACAAGTAGGAGGAGAAAAGGTAGAATATCAATTTAGAGAAACTTTCTTTAATACTACAGGAAAAAAACTAATTTCAGCTTGGGGTAGTACAGAGACTACAGGGATTGTTTTCTATACTCCTATAGAATGGGCTTTGTCAAAAAAAGTGGTCTTAGGCGCATGTATTGGTGGATATAAATGTAAAATTAGTAGTGAAGGTGAGCTTTTAATAAAAGGTTATGCTTGTATAGAACAATACTACAATTCGGAGGAAATTATTGTTGATAACGAAGGATATTATAATACAGGGGATTTAGTATATAAAGATGACAATGAAATTTTTTATTATGAAGGGAGAAAAGATAACCAAGTTAAAGTTGGGGGAAGATTTATTTCTTTATTCCAGTTAGAACAAGAATTATTAACGGTTCAGGCTATAAAGGAAATAACGATTGAAGTAAGTTCAAGTAATGATAATATAGTTATTTTTTTAGTAGTAACCTCTGAGTTTAATGAATTAGAATTTAGAAAACTTCTTGTGAAAAAAGTTAATAATATAGCATTCAAAATTTGTTACCTAAGTGAATTACCAAGGATGGAAAATGGCAAACTAAATAAAAGTAAAATAAAATTGTTAGTGGAGTGAATTAAAATAGATAAAAATAAACTTATTTCAGTTATAGAATTTTATTCAAATCTCCCCATAAGTCAAGCTATAAATATTGATGATTTTGAATTATTAGGCTTAGATAGTTTAGCTAGATTAGGTTTATTATGTGAAATCGAAGAAATTCTCGGAGTAAATTTATCTAGTGAGGGATTCGAAAATATTAGAAGAATTTCAGATATACGAGAGATAATCGATATACTTGGTTATGAAAGAGTGAAAAAGCTATGAATATTATTAGATACAATTTTAATTCATTTAAAAAAATCCTATTAACGCATTACAATTTGATACAACCTAAAAAACCAGTAATTAGAGAATGGAATAAAGAACTTTTGTTTATAACAAAAGTTCCTCCCACTATTGGGGGAGTATCCACTCAGGAGTATTGGCGGATTAGAGAGTTAGCAAATAGAGGATATAAGGTGAGAGTGGTTACAAATACTAATGAAGAAATCGGGAATCCTCGTGCAGTCAATTATAGTATATCTGATTTAGAATTGCTCGATTATAAAAACCCAATATCTGGTGGCTTTCTAAAGTTTTATTATACTGAATCCTATGACCATACGAGGCATAAACATTTTCCTGAAGACAAAATGTCTCAATCCAAATTAGTTGGGCTCTCTCTTTATGTAATTGATAAGTATAAAAGTTCAGTTATATTAAGTGGATACTTAGAACCTTATGGTGCAGCTGCTAGCGAAGTAAGTAATTTAACTGGAGTACCTATTTATCAATATAGTGCAGGGAGTGATTTGGAAAGATTAACAACTTCTCCAGAACTAGCAATCCGCTATGAATATATATTTCAAAACGCAGACTTAGTAGGTACATCCTGGGAAAATTTTTCTAAATTTTTAAGCTTAAGTATTCCCTTGCAAAAGTTAACTTTAACTCCGCCACCAATAATGCTTTATGAGAAGGAAAGGAAAAAAGAAAATAGATATATATTAAAAAACAAATCGCTAACTATTGGGATTTTCGGAAAATTAAACAATTATAAATCATTAAGGGAATTATCAAATGTCATTATTGACTTAAATAAAAATGGTAAGAATGTTTGTTTAAAGGCTAGCTTTACTTATAATGATGATATTGACGATGAAACAAAGAAATTACTGAATTTTATGGAGAGTAAAGGTTATTTAGCAAATGTTTCCCCGTTTAAACCTTGGGAAATTAACCAATTTCTTAATGACTGTGATCTAATTTCCTTGTTAGAAAGGAATTTCAAGGTATCAATTCATACACCAATCACATTTTATGAAGCAATGAGTGCGGGTAAGTTGGCATTAATTTCAGAGGAATTTTTTCTTAAGTTACAAGATAGGGAGAAGTACAGCGAAAATAATTATCTATTAATTAAGGACAATAACTTCTCCCAAAACTTATATAAGGCAATTGAAAAATTTATAGATAACCCTCCAAATTTTACGAATGATAATAATTTTGATTTTAATTTAAATAATTCTATAGATGATTATATTAGAAATATTGAATATTTAGGACAGAATGTTTCTAAAATTAATAATAGAAATATATTATTTGAAAATATAGTAATCATTTGTTCGTATTTTCCTTATACGATCTCCTATATTTTAGATAAATACGAAACATTTGATTATTTATTAATAAGTGATTACCATTCTGAATATTCCAATGTTATAAAAAGTGGTTACAATAGAATTTGTAAAATAATAAAAAGGATAAAAGACCCAATTGCATCTGAGCTTTTAAAAATAGAATATAGTAAAATTATAGCGTTGAAGAGTTTTAAGAGACAAATATCCTCTTATTCAAATAGAAGAATTAATTTTTCAATTGAAAATACCGTTATACGAATTTGCTCTAAACCAGTAATTTTAAGTACTAATATCGATCTAAAATACTTATTTAGTAGTATAAAGGATAAAGAAATAAAAATAAAAAAGCATAAAAAGACATTTTATTATTTAATTACTGCACAAACTCCTTTAAACAGTAAATATATATTAATAGATGAAGACTTAAAAGATAACATTGAAAGACTATTACAAGATTATCCAGATTTAACTAAAGATTACGGCAAATCGATAGATTTTCTAGAAAGTCATGGATTTTTAACTAGAGATATAGATATGGGGAGGAAATAAAATGATGGATATTGGGTTTAATAGAGACAGAATATCAAAAAGGACTAATGAATACTTGAACGGTATTTTTGAAGATGAATTATTTACTAAATTATCTCAACGGATTTTGTATTTAAAAAAGGAAAAACAAAATATATGTTTAATTAATCAACAAATATTAGAATTAAAGAGATTTCTTTTACTAAAAGCATTAGTACCAAGTCTTGAAATGTATAGTCCATCAATAGATAATTTATGGCACGAATCGATTCTATTTACTAAAAATTATAACGAATTTTGTCATAAACTTAAAGGAGATTTTATTCATCATAATCCAAATTTACATTCGACTGTTAATATAATAGGTCGCTATTGGTTTGACTGGTTGTATCTATTTCTTTTTAAACCAAATCAAATAGGTTGGAAATCTTGGAACGGATTTATGTTACAAAAACTTAGTGAATCACAAATAAAAGCTTCAAGTTATAACTTAATTTTAGAAATTAAAAATACAAATTTAAAAGGGGATCAGAAATACCATTTAACAGAAATATCAAAATTATTAATTGAAAAGTTAAAAGATTCGAATAGTGAAATGAGCATAAACTAAATGAATTCTATAAATATTTTGAATCTAACTCAATTATATTATGGACCAAAAAGAGTCTTTTTTGTAGATAATAATATTGAAGTACAAACCAATTTACCGAATTTATTTATGCATTTCTCGCATTATTTTAACTATGTTTATAACATAAGTTATAACAATACACTTAATGAAAATAGGTTTAAATGTCATATATTATATAAAAATGATTTTGAATTAATTAATTTAATCAAATTGTTAGAGAAGGATGGTAAAAGAAAAGGTAGTAAAAAAATTAATAGTTTGGATTTTTCTATTATTGAAATAAATAAAAAAAAAATCTATATTGATTCGAAAACTTTAATTATATTCCATGAAGATAATAGGACAAATGAACTTTTTATTATAGGACCCTACGATTTTATTTTTCCTTTTTCTAGGATGTATATCAAAGAACATATTCTATATAGTAAAGAACTCGCTAATCATTGGTATTTAATAAGTTCTTTGGCTTTTAAAAATAAACTAAATGAAAATATATTGTTATTAGGCAAAGTAAACAATAAAATTAAGAAAAATTTATTGGAGTATCACCTTTCTGGGGAAATATGTATTCTTTCGAGTAGATTTACTGCTATAAAAAAATATGATAATACAGTAATGTTTAAAAGGTTACCAGAGCTATTTACTATAGAAAGAAATAAAATTGAAAACTATGAACATCGAAGAAATTTGAAAAAAAGTATTTTTAATACAAAAAGACATTATAGGTTTAATTTGAATCCTAATAATAACTATATAAATAAAGAAAAGTTAAATTTTATATCTTTAAGTCCCTTATTAGACTATAAGAATCCCCAAAGTCTAAGTTTAAAAAATAAAATTAACATATTGAATAATTATATAGAGTTTAAAGGTCGAAAAAGCCACTTAATTAATCCTCAAATAGATGAAAAAAATCTTAGAGATAGTATAAGCACCTTGGCAAAATTAAACTTCTATAAACTTATGGATTGAAGGAATTGGAAATGAATAAAAACTTTTTCAGAAATATTAAAGTATTATTTTGGATACTTGAGTATTTAAGACCGTACAAGAATAAGGTAATCTTATTTATTTTGCTTGGGCTATTTTCTTTATCAATTGAACTTATTATACCAAAGTCAATTCAATATTTAATAGATCATATTATACCTTCACAAAGAAAGGCTTCTTTTGTTTATTTTGGATGTGCATTTGTGGTTTTTTCAATAGTTTCATTGGTTTCAAAATGTAAAACAGAAATATATAAACGTCAAATTCAAGAATTAGCTATAAAAGATCTTCGAAGTGACTTCTTAAGCTATTTAAGTTCTTTAAATTTTAAAGAACTTGATAATATGAAAAGTGGCGATCTTTATAAAAAATGTATTAATGATATTAATTATATTCAAAAAGTTTATCGTTATTATTTTCCGACAATAGTTCAAACTTCAATTTTTTCTTTAATAGCTATTACTTTAATGCTTTATACTAATTGGATTTTAACATTATGTACACTTCCATTTCTTTTACTATATTTAATAATTGGTCCTTCTATTGAAATTAAAGCAGATATATCTTCAAAGAACTTTTCATCCTCAGAAGGTAGTTACATAAATGCATTAGAAGAAACTGTTTCATCTATTAGTAATATTAAAATGTATGGTGGATTCGGATGGATACAAAAATTTCTATTAAATGAATTAGAAGTAAATAATAAGTGGAATGAAAAGAGATATTTTTACGGATTCTTAAGAAGTAGTATAAGAAGAACTATATTCAGAATTGGATCAATTTTTATATTAGCTATTGGTATCTACTTAGTTAGAAATGAATCTTTAACACCAGGTGAGTTTGTCTCATTCCTTCTTATATATTTTAGTTCAATGTGGAGAATTACTAGAATAATTACTATTTGGAATGAAGTAATATTGTTAATGAGACAGGTAGATGAGCTTTATGTAATGATGAAGAAAAGTGTACCAATTAAACGTGATAAATATGGGGATAAGGATGTAACATCTGGCAGTATTTTAATTAGTGATTTGAATTTTTCATACAGTAATAAAGAAGTTCTTAAGGAAATTCATTTGAATATAGAATCCGGAGAAAAAATATTAATAGTAGGGAAAAGTGGAACAGGAAAATCCACTTTATTGAAGATTATTGCAGGATTATACCCAATTAATAAAGGCATAATTAAGGTTGGAAATTATAATATTGACGAAATTTCCTGGAATAATTTAAGAGAAAACATTACATTTATGTCTCAAGATGTTCTTCTATTTAATGAGTCTTTTATTGAGAATATTGTTATAGGTACCAATAAGGAAAACAATTTAGATAGCGTAAAATTAGCTGCTAGAAAAGCCGAATTACATAATGAAATTATGCAAAAAGAGAAAAATTACCATTTTGTAATTGGTGATGGAGGAAAGTTTTTATCTGGAGGACAACGCCAGCGCCTATCTATAGCTAGGAATCTATTGAAAAATCCAAAAATAATTTTGTTAGATGAACCTACTTCGTCTTTAGATAAGGTGAATACAGATAAAATATTTAAAACAATATTTAAGGAATTTGAAGGAAAAACAATATTAGTTGTTTCTCACGATAAATTACCTAAAGTTCAATTCGATAGAGTGTTCGAAATAAAGGAAAAAAAAATTATAGAATTAAGATCATTAGTAGGTGAAGTACATGATTAGTTATTTACGAGTTTTATTACTCAATAGTAAAAAAGGGAGATTCTATTTCTTTTTACTGCTTTTCTTTATCCTTATTGAAGTCTCTATCTTAATTCTATCAATGCAATTTCAAAAACTTATAATTGATCATATTCTGAATGATAACCTCAATCATTCAATTGCTATCCTTTTACTATTAGGCATTTTTTATGTTTTTCATGCAATTCTAAGCGTGATAAACCCATGGTTACAATCTAAAACAAGTAGTTTAATTAAGAGTAGTGTAATTGAAAAATATTTTAAGAATTTTTGCGACGATAATGAAATTAGCATGGATTTTACTAGTAAACATTCAGGAGAATATATTCATTTTTTGAATGACGAAGTCACATTAGTAGTTAATTGGGTTTCAGGTGATATTCCCGATTTCTTCAAGTCCATTGTTACGGCATTAATGATTAGCATTTTTGTCCTGAGTATAAATATTTATTTATTTATTTTTATATTCTTCTTTGCTGTATATAGTGCTTTTTTAAATAAAAGTTTTTCTGCTAAAAGAAAAAAAATATTCTCTACTGTATTTAAGGAAAAGAAAAAATTAAATGTTTTTTTGAAGGATTCTATTTATTCTCTTAAAGAAATAATCATAATGAATAATAAAGAATGGGTAAACAAAAAATTCCAAAATTACTATAAAGATTATATGCGTATTTCATTTAAAGAAGGTAGTATAATAGCAAAACAGATAGGTATTCAAGAAAGTATATCTCTAATAATGATATTTATTATAGTAATGTTTGGTGGATATTTGGCTTTTGAAAATAAAATTACAATAGGTGGTATTGTTATTTTATATCAACTTATATTAGAGCTGAATGAATCATATCAAAACACTTTTAAATATTTTTTACAGCTCAAGTCCAAACTTGGAATTGTTGAAAATGTAGCTAAAATTTATTCGAAATTAGAAGTGAAAAACTCTCAAGAATTTGAAGATTTAAAAAACAAAGAATCATTTTCTATAAAATCCATTGAATTTAATAATATTGTTTATAGTTATGAAAATCAAACTCATAAAGTGATTGAAGGAATTACATTTAATATTAAAAGTGGAAAAAATCTGTATTATCTTATTGGCCGTAGCGGCTCTGGTAAAACAACATTAATTAATCTAATGTGCAAATTTATCCAGCCCAAACATGGGCAAATTTTCTTAAATGAAATTGATTTGCAAACCATATCACAGAAGCTAATAATAAAAAAAATAAGTGTTGTCTTCCAACATCCCATAATTTATACGGCAACCATTAAAGATAATATATTAATGGGTGAAAATGCAGATGTTAAAGATGATAGTATTATTGAAGTTTTAAAAGCTGTAGACTTTTATGAAGATATAGTTAATATGTCAGAAGGAATTAATACAATAATTAAGAGCCGCGGCTCAAATCTTTCGGGTGGACAAAAACAAAAGATAGCAATAGCCAGAGCATTAATAAGAAATACAGATGTATTAATACTGGATGAAGCAACATCAGCTATCGATTTTACTTCTGAGAGACATATTATAAATCAAATTAGAAATTTAAGATTGAATAAAATAACAATACTAATAACACACAGAATTGAGGATATTTCACATCAGGATAAAAAAATTATTTTAAATTAATCTACTTAAATACAAAATAATATAAAATGAAAGGAAATAAAATTAGCTGGAAGAAGTAATTAAAAATAATTGTTTATTGCAAAATAAAAGTGCAGAGCTTTTGCAATGCAGGGTCCTGCACTTTATTTTATAAGTGCATAAAATAAGACTTTCCTGTCACCCCAAATCCCTCTACTGTAATGGTGTCGAATCATTTACAGAGTGGAGG from the Niallia sp. FSL W8-0635 genome contains:
- a CDS encoding B12-binding domain-containing radical SAM protein; this translates as MRNYKMTLINLNSLPTMDFHPVFPIGAVYVKSYVKQLGVDIELIDFKENPEEYLNLSFLNSHIDCLAFSIRNVDSMELNSKYYLKYYKDFMDKIIPIAKKRNPNMRTLIGGGGYAVYSEGLKKYLPFQYGIKGNIEEEIFDFLSDHIQSLGEDIRLIPNHSLFSLDFTNSLVQTYKDIGVKQIGLPTRCGGRCPMKCVYCSYGKIDNKTNITRPLKLLKEDILNLYDMGIREIFFTDSLFNINLDHSKSICNLLIDLNLDGFRWSAYAKPTVNEEFVALAAQSGCKELMVSFDTFSPSMLIKLKKGFNLNIAKTFIDNCRKYNVTLLGMLLFGGPEENEESIKETCKFTNENFKKGEIFFSFGMRVLPGSQLAILSGIPEKEMITPLFWPFDESCFDYAIKHFDAQFLKYTTLGRISNWRKAYREMREYSYPGTNSFVLQGKNQILG
- a CDS encoding AMP-binding protein; protein product: MISKLNDYLKDYAKKTPSKIALADRKNVVSYSDFYHLVNKLAYLLTKYVLDENTEIGISIPKNINLPIVYLGVFRCGFSAIPLEVNISQSKLLIIGKVTRMKYIIKFINEKLVLYRLDSKLDVIEEFELNFKDIELDIKEYIECEEEQSRYFNLTSGSTGTPKIFSTKTTQVVYNAINVNLSLPIELNGSYMCLFSESMHPHELFVKPLVAGECCVLCTTNEYQHINELIERFNIKSLLATPNLYKYLMSIIKKENWNNIKHLQVGGEKVEYQFRETFFNTTGKKLISAWGSTETTGIVFYTPIEWALSKKVVLGACIGGYKCKISSEGELLIKGYACIEQYYNSEEIIVDNEGYYNTGDLVYKDDNEIFYYEGRKDNQVKVGGRFISLFQLEQELLTVQAIKEITIEVSSSNDNIVIFLVVTSEFNELEFRKLLVKKVNNIAFKICYLSELPRMENGKLNKSKIKLLVE
- a CDS encoding phosphopantetheine-binding protein; the encoded protein is MDDFELLGLDSLARLGLLCEIEEILGVNLSSEGFENIRRISDIREIIDILGYERVKKL
- a CDS encoding glycosyltransferase codes for the protein MNIIRYNFNSFKKILLTHYNLIQPKKPVIREWNKELLFITKVPPTIGGVSTQEYWRIRELANRGYKVRVVTNTNEEIGNPRAVNYSISDLELLDYKNPISGGFLKFYYTESYDHTRHKHFPEDKMSQSKLVGLSLYVIDKYKSSVILSGYLEPYGAAASEVSNLTGVPIYQYSAGSDLERLTTSPELAIRYEYIFQNADLVGTSWENFSKFLSLSIPLQKLTLTPPPIMLYEKERKKENRYILKNKSLTIGIFGKLNNYKSLRELSNVIIDLNKNGKNVCLKASFTYNDDIDDETKKLLNFMESKGYLANVSPFKPWEINQFLNDCDLISLLERNFKVSIHTPITFYEAMSAGKLALISEEFFLKLQDREKYSENNYLLIKDNNFSQNLYKAIEKFIDNPPNFTNDNNFDFNLNNSIDDYIRNIEYLGQNVSKINNRNILFENIVIICSYFPYTISYILDKYETFDYLLISDYHSEYSNVIKSGYNRICKIIKRIKDPIASELLKIEYSKIIALKSFKRQISSYSNRRINFSIENTVIRICSKPVILSTNIDLKYLFSSIKDKEIKIKKHKKTFYYLITAQTPLNSKYILIDEDLKDNIERLLQDYPDLTKDYGKSIDFLESHGFLTRDIDMGRK
- a CDS encoding ABC transporter ATP-binding protein, which produces MNKNFFRNIKVLFWILEYLRPYKNKVILFILLGLFSLSIELIIPKSIQYLIDHIIPSQRKASFVYFGCAFVVFSIVSLVSKCKTEIYKRQIQELAIKDLRSDFLSYLSSLNFKELDNMKSGDLYKKCINDINYIQKVYRYYFPTIVQTSIFSLIAITLMLYTNWILTLCTLPFLLLYLIIGPSIEIKADISSKNFSSSEGSYINALEETVSSISNIKMYGGFGWIQKFLLNELEVNNKWNEKRYFYGFLRSSIRRTIFRIGSIFILAIGIYLVRNESLTPGEFVSFLLIYFSSMWRITRIITIWNEVILLMRQVDELYVMMKKSVPIKRDKYGDKDVTSGSILISDLNFSYSNKEVLKEIHLNIESGEKILIVGKSGTGKSTLLKIIAGLYPINKGIIKVGNYNIDEISWNNLRENITFMSQDVLLFNESFIENIVIGTNKENNLDSVKLAARKAELHNEIMQKEKNYHFVIGDGGKFLSGGQRQRLSIARNLLKNPKIILLDEPTSSLDKVNTDKIFKTIFKEFEGKTILVVSHDKLPKVQFDRVFEIKEKKIIELRSLVGEVHD
- a CDS encoding ABC transporter ATP-binding protein, with amino-acid sequence MISYLRVLLLNSKKGRFYFFLLLFFILIEVSILILSMQFQKLIIDHILNDNLNHSIAILLLLGIFYVFHAILSVINPWLQSKTSSLIKSSVIEKYFKNFCDDNEISMDFTSKHSGEYIHFLNDEVTLVVNWVSGDIPDFFKSIVTALMISIFVLSINIYLFIFIFFFAVYSAFLNKSFSAKRKKIFSTVFKEKKKLNVFLKDSIYSLKEIIIMNNKEWVNKKFQNYYKDYMRISFKEGSIIAKQIGIQESISLIMIFIIVMFGGYLAFENKITIGGIVILYQLILELNESYQNTFKYFLQLKSKLGIVENVAKIYSKLEVKNSQEFEDLKNKESFSIKSIEFNNIVYSYENQTHKVIEGITFNIKSGKNLYYLIGRSGSGKTTLINLMCKFIQPKHGQIFLNEIDLQTISQKLIIKKISVVFQHPIIYTATIKDNILMGENADVKDDSIIEVLKAVDFYEDIVNMSEGINTIIKSRGSNLSGGQKQKIAIARALIRNTDVLILDEATSAIDFTSERHIINQIRNLRLNKITILITHRIEDISHQDKKIILN